A window of Micromonospora eburnea genomic DNA:
CGCGGCGTAGAACTCGCTGAGCGTCATCACCTGGGCTTTGATCTCGGCCGGCGCCGCCGCCTTCAGCTCATTCAGCCGGGCACGCGCCTGCTTCACATCGGCCTTGTGGTCGGCCGGGTCCGTCGCGAACAACGGGTCCACCGCGTCGGCGAACGCCTTCACCGCGTCGCACCAGCGATCGCCGCCGCCCGGCTTGTCCTGGCTCTTCGCGCCCCCGTCATCGGCCTGGCTGGTCGCGCCCCCGCCATCGGCCTGGGCAGACGTGGCCGCGGCGCCGGCCTTGCTCGCACCGCCCGCCGCCGGCGTCGAGCTGTCGGGCCCGCAGCCCGCCAACAGCAGCCCGACCGCCAGTACGGCGGCACTTCCCCGAATCCGCGTCATCGATCCCCCTTCGACGAGCGCGAGGCTGACCACCTCGCATACGTCCGACCTCGCTGACGGCCCGCGGCAGGCGCCAGCGATCCACTGCCGACAGCGACGCCCCGACCGTTCATCAGAGAAGTCTGCTCGGCGGCCTTCGGGGGCCGTTCAGGAATTGTTCAGGCGAACCGCGCGGGCCGGGGGAAGGGGGCGGGCTCGACGTCTATCTCCCGCATCCGCGCGACGTACTCCTGGTAGCGGCGGTTGGCCTCGCCGTGCCGCCCGGCGGCTGACAACGCGCTGATCAGCCCCAGGTGGGCCGGCTCGTCGTAGCCGTCCTCGCCGGTCAACCGCAGGTACCAGCCGATCGCCGCCTCGGTGCGAGCCGACCCCAGACACCGCCGAGCGAGCCGGTGGATCACCTCGCGGTGCAGGTCGGCCAGGACGGCCCGGGGTTGGCACACCCATTCCCCGGCGGTCTCCCCGTCGTCGCAGAGATCGCCGGTGTACATCGCCACCACCGCCTCCAGGCGCCGCAGGAGCCGTACCTCGTCGTCGGCCGGGGTGCCGCCGCCGGTCGCGGCGTCTGGCGGGCCCGGGTCGTCGCCGCGCCGGGCCGTCGCCAGGTGCGCGCCGTCCGCCGCGATGGCCGCGCGGGCCGCGTCGTGGAAGCGCAGCGCGTCCACCGCGACGTGCGCCGAGTTGACCCGCACGGTCGCCGGATCGGTGGCGAGGTAACGGTCCGCCGGATGCCGCCGATCGGGATCGAGTACGCCGCGGACAGTCGAGATCAGCACCGACAGGCGGCGCAGCGCCACCTCGACACGGGCCTGCGGCCACAGCGCGGTGGCCAGGGCCTCGCGGGGAACCGGCTTGCCGAGCCTTCCGGCCACCATCTTGAGCAGGTCCCGCGCCTTGCGGGACTGCCAACTGCCGGCCGGTACGGGCACCCCGGCCAACCGTACGGTGAAGCCGCCCAGGGTCTGCACCTCGACCTCGGGGATCGGCGCCGCGCCGATCGCCGCCAACGGGCCGGCGACCTGCCAGGCGCCTTCCTGCACGCCGATCTGGCTCAGCCGTTCGTGCGCGATCTCCTCCGCCATCCGGTCGCCGGAGAGCCGCGCCTGCAGCAGGGCGTTGGTGGCGAGCGCGAACTCGTTGCCGAGTTCGGCCCAGATCGCCGCAGCTTCGACCAGACCGGCGAGGAGGCGGCGCGTCGCCCGGGTGGAGGTCGCCTCCGGGCTGGCCCGGTGGGCGGCGAGCGCGGCGAGCTCCATGGCCTCGGCCAGGCCGGCCGCGTCCCGGCGACGGCCGGCCTCGGCGCGGACCTGTTCGCCGTACCGGAGCGCCGTCTGCGGATCATCGGAGCAGAGCGCGACCCAGCCCGCGGCGAGTTCGGCGACGGTGGGCCCGGCGGCGCTGGGCATGGACAGGGCGCGCTCGGCGTACTGCGCGGCCGCCACCCGGTTGTCGGCGTAGCTGATCCGCGCGAGCCCCGCGCAGGCCTCGACCAGCACCTGTGCGTTGCCGTCCGGCTCGCCCATCGCCAGCGCCGCCTGGTAGGCGGCCACCGCCTGCCGGACCGCGCCGCGAACGCGATGCACCCGGGCGGTCAGCGTCAGCCCGAAGGCCGCCAGCGGCGAACCGGCCCGCTGCCACAGGGCCAGGGCCTCGTCCGCGTCGCTGCGCGCGCGGCGCAGCTCGCCCAGCCCCAGCCATGCCTCCGCCCGGTTGTGCAACGCCAACGCGAGCAGCGTGTGGTGCCCGAGCAGCTCGCCGAGCCGGACCGCCTCGCGGAGTTCGTCGACGGCCGGCCGGTAGCGGCCCTCCTCCACCAGCCGTGAGCCGATGTTGCACCGGATCCGGAGTTGCTGGCCGAAGTCACCGGCTCGTTCGGCCGCCGCGAGCGCCCGGGCGTACGCGTGCTCGTTGTCGGCCCGGT
This region includes:
- a CDS encoding BTAD domain-containing putative transcriptional regulator, with protein sequence MLGVLVPIEAAVHDGRYDEALRQLADVPADVPLPAALAWRLGVLLHQRGRFDAADACYRRAAVDATEQHQPSALADQAQVLAGWAATRWAKGDQARTRQLAEEAVRVAERSGDDSAVAAAYVAQALAAFGDGDRADNEHAYARALAAAERAGDFGQQLRIRCNIGSRLVEEGRYRPAVDELREAVRLGELLGHHTLLALALHNRAEAWLGLGELRRARSDADEALALWQRAGSPLAAFGLTLTARVHRVRGAVRQAVAAYQAALAMGEPDGNAQVLVEACAGLARISYADNRVAAAQYAERALSMPSAAGPTVAELAAGWVALCSDDPQTALRYGEQVRAEAGRRRDAAGLAEAMELAALAAHRASPEATSTRATRRLLAGLVEAAAIWAELGNEFALATNALLQARLSGDRMAEEIAHERLSQIGVQEGAWQVAGPLAAIGAAPIPEVEVQTLGGFTVRLAGVPVPAGSWQSRKARDLLKMVAGRLGKPVPREALATALWPQARVEVALRRLSVLISTVRGVLDPDRRHPADRYLATDPATVRVNSAHVAVDALRFHDAARAAIAADGAHLATARRGDDPGPPDAATGGGTPADDEVRLLRRLEAVVAMYTGDLCDDGETAGEWVCQPRAVLADLHREVIHRLARRCLGSARTEAAIGWYLRLTGEDGYDEPAHLGLISALSAAGRHGEANRRYQEYVARMREIDVEPAPFPRPARFA